In Xyrauchen texanus isolate HMW12.3.18 chromosome 13, RBS_HiC_50CHRs, whole genome shotgun sequence, a single genomic region encodes these proteins:
- the LOC127653583 gene encoding fidgetin: MSSNMISGVYGVTMQWSPEQSQWAKQHYDITSTTRSPGHKIEALRDPRLGSSSAAAFQHSWANDDISALTASNLLKRYAERYSAILDLPCDSGLIGYPDAAISVSVSGPGVVNNIPPLLNGQKVETEPWLDSVYTPLGCVPELLPKAPLSVSDVSVSVCNTPVIGSGSLSDPCFSCRSCNSQSSNQEYSSTPYSASYLQPVGTYGGSFFHPTPSHSSLVPTYSSNTSPNLAPYSYPNSRYPSHAVLPAGYSPPPPPSAYLPTGITPPKPLPSMGYSYPATSLRGSVSESDAPSASSLPKAYYPSTQGEIGVFEEFDFGGNSNSDSSSEGSPLYRPSGDGTLDKDTRFRQSADITSSSSFKAANHGDSLSSLESLTEAMIGQNNGTSGQHFPTTSTSVVTSHQHLSTDTSTPC, translated from the coding sequence GCGTGACAATGCAGTGGAGCCCTGAGCAGTCACAGTGGGCGAAGCAACACTATGACATCACCTCCACCACCCGTTCACCAGGGCACAAGATCGAAGCTCTTAGAGATCCAAGGCTAGGTTCATCCTCGGCTGCAGCATTCCAGCATTCATGGGCAAACGACGACATTTCTGCACTGACTGCATCTAACCTGCTCAAGAGGTATGCAGAGAGATATTCTGCCATTCTGGATCTACCCTGTGATAGTGGACTTATTGGATATCCAGATGCTGCCATTTCCGTTAGCGTTAGTGGACCAGGTGTTGTGAATAACATCCCTCCTCTTCTTAATGGACAGAAGGTAGAGACAGAGCCATGGTTGGATAGTGTGTATACTCCATTGGGTTGTGTACCTGAACTTCTCCCTAAAGCGCCGTTAAGTGTGTCAGacgtatctgtgagtgtgtgtaacaCACCGGTTATAGGCAGTGGGAGTCTTTCAGACCCTTGTTTCTCCTGCAGAAGTTGTAACAGTCAGTCCAGCAACCAGGAATACAGCAGCACACCCTATAGTGCTTCTTACCTGCAACCTGTAGGCACATACGGTGGCTCTTTCTTCCACCCCACCCCTTCCCATTCTAGTCTGGTTCCAACCTACAGTTCTAACACTTCGCCTAACCTTGCTCCATACAGTTACCCAAATTCTCGGTACCCTTCGCATGCTGTCCTTCCTGCTGGTTACAGCCCTCCTCCACCTCCCTCGGCATACCTTCCAACAGGCATAACTCCTCCAAAACCTCTTCCATCTATGGGATACTCATATCCAGCCACCAGTCTTAGAGGTAGTGTCTCTGAAAGTGATGCTCCAAGTGCGTCTAGCCTTCCGAAGGCCTATTACCCATCAACCCAGGGAGAGATTGGAGTGTTTGAGGAATTTGATTTTGGTGGGAACTCTAATTCTGACTCTAGTTCTGAAGGAAGCCCCCTTTACAGGCCATCAGGGGATGGCACATTGGACAAGGATACCAGATTCCGCCAATCAGCAGATATCACATCATCTTCATCATTCAAGGCAGCCAATCATGGAGACTCTCTTAGCAGCTTGGAGTCTCTCACAGAAGCCATGATTGGACAGAACAATGGTACATCTGGACAGCACTTCCCCACTACCTCAACTTCTGTTGTCACATCTCACCAACATCTCTCCACTGACACAAGCACACCCTGTTGA